In the Longimicrobium sp. genome, GTGCCGCGGTTGAGCGTGGCGTACTCGCGGATCACCGTGCGGTCGCCCACGACCAGCGTCGTGGGCTCGCCCATGTACTTCAGGTCCTGCGGGTCGGTCCCCAGCACCGCGCCCTGGTGGATGGTGCACTCCTCGCCCACCGTGGTGTCGCGCTCGATCAGCACGTGGCTGGCGATGCGGGTGCGCGCCCCCACGCGGACGTTGGGGCCGATGATGGAATACGGTCCCACCACCACGCCAGGCGCCAGCTCGGCCGAGGGGTCGACCAGCGCGGTGGGGTGGATCTCGGCGGCGGCCGGGCTCTGCACGGTCATCAGGAGTCCCTCACTTGTCTACGACCCGGGCCATCATCTCGGCCTCGGCCACCACGTGCCCGTCCACCGTCCCCACTCCCTTCATCCGGCAGTTGGGGCCGCGGATCTGCAGGATCTCCACCTCGAAGCGGATCTGGTCGCCCGGGATCACGGGGCGGCGCCACTTCACGTTGTCCAGCGACATGAAGTAGATCACCTTGTCGTCCATGTTCTCCATCTGCTCCAGCACCAGCAGCCCGCCCACCTGCGCCATCGCCTCGATGATCAGCACCCCCGGCATCACCGGCCGGCCGGGGAAGTGGCCCACGAAGAACGGCTCGTTGATGGTCACGTTCTTGAGCCCCACGATCCGGCGCCGCTCCTCGAACTCCACGATGCGGTCGACCAGGAGGAAGGGGTAGCGGTGCGGCAGGTACTGGAAGATCTGCTCGATGGAGAGCATGGGCCGGGTGAGCGCCTTGCGCGCCGCGCGCTCCACCAGCTCCGCGGCGAGCGCCACGTTCGCCTTGTGCCCCGGCTTCTCCGCGATCACGTGCGCCTGCAGCCGCGCCCCCACCAGCGCCAGGTCGCCGATCAGGTCCAGCGTCTTGTGGCGCACGAACTCGTCGGCCCAGCGCAGCTCCGTCCCCCCCATCACCCCGCCCTCGTCGGTCAGCACGATCGCGTTCAGCGTCGAGCCGCCCTTGCCCAGGCCCCGCGCGAACAGGTCCTGCACCTCGCGCTCGAAGCAGAAGGTGCGCGCCGGCGCCACCTCGCGCGAGAACGGGTCGGCCTCCACCCGGAAGGAGCCGTACTGCCGCCCCACCGCCGGGTGGTCGAACTCCACCGTGGTCGACACGCGGAAGTTGGGCGAGGGCGCCACCACGAACTCCGCCGAGCCCTTCGTCACCTGGAACGTCTCGTCGACGGCGATCACCTTCGCGGGCGCGTCCTGCTCCTCCGCGCCGCAGCCGGCCAGCAGGTCGTCGAAGCAGCGGGCGCTGCCGTCCATGGCCGGCGGCTCGGGGCCGTCCAGCTCCACCAGCAGGTTGTCGATCCCGCGCGCCACCACGGCCGAGAGGAGGTGCTCGGTGGTGTGCACCCGCGCCTCGCCCACCCCCAGCGTGGTGCCGCGGTCGGTGCTCACCACGTGGGAGACGTGCGCGGGCACGTCGGCCGCCCCCTCCAGGTCGGTGCGCCGGAAGACCACCCCCGTCCCCACCGCCGCGGGCGAGATGCGCATGCGCACCGGCGCGCCCGTGTGCAGCCCCACCCCCTCCAGCTCGCCCCCGCGGGCGATCGTGTTCTGTCTCGGCGTCGTCGGCATCTATCTGGTCTGGCGTTCTAAACAAGGACAACTGCGAAAGACGCTCGTG is a window encoding:
- a CDS encoding bifunctional UDP-3-O-[3-hydroxymyristoyl] N-acetylglucosamine deacetylase/3-hydroxyacyl-ACP dehydratase, with amino-acid sequence MPTTPRQNTIARGGELEGVGLHTGAPVRMRISPAAVGTGVVFRRTDLEGAADVPAHVSHVVSTDRGTTLGVGEARVHTTEHLLSAVVARGIDNLLVELDGPEPPAMDGSARCFDDLLAGCGAEEQDAPAKVIAVDETFQVTKGSAEFVVAPSPNFRVSTTVEFDHPAVGRQYGSFRVEADPFSREVAPARTFCFEREVQDLFARGLGKGGSTLNAIVLTDEGGVMGGTELRWADEFVRHKTLDLIGDLALVGARLQAHVIAEKPGHKANVALAAELVERAARKALTRPMLSIEQIFQYLPHRYPFLLVDRIVEFEERRRIVGLKNVTINEPFFVGHFPGRPVMPGVLIIEAMAQVGGLLVLEQMENMDDKVIYFMSLDNVKWRRPVIPGDQIRFEVEILQIRGPNCRMKGVGTVDGHVVAEAEMMARVVDK